The DNA segment GTTTGTTCTCGAGTTTAGCAGATTATTTGAACCACAATTTTATCACTTTGTGAACTCAACAAAAACAAGAGAATTTTGATATTCTAAAAGAGAATATAAGTATTATAAAGTAGTATAACTGATTCTAATAAATTATATATTAAAATATATGATGAGAATAGAATATAGTTCGCGAACTCTGTAAAGAACTATCTTAAAATCATGGATTCTAATACAGCCAGTGAATGAATAGTTTGTCACAAATTTACCAGATATACAATTGTAGTATTCTCTGTGCGTTAACAAAACTTGCGTGGGATAAACTTGAATGGATAGTCGAATCTCATTGTTGTCAACATCTAACTAGGGATTAGGATGCAATCTAAATTTTAACTATTAAGTTATTAAATTTGAATCTTAAAAAAATAAATTATTAGTGAGAGAGACAAAAAATTATATTTCGACCGGAGTACCATCAAACCTCGTAAATCTAATTGGCTTTGTAAAATTCTCGTTGTAAGTTAGTTTCTGTTCCTGTAATATTCCAATTGATATTGTTTCGCCTAATCTCAATGAGTTCCAATAATCACTTCGATAGTGTACTCCTCCCCCATTCCTTCCTATTGCAACATTTGCAGCAAGTTTATTTAATTCTCCACCTAATGTAAGATGGTTTCTATCCGATCCTTCATAATTACGAAGCCCATTGCCGGAGTCATTTGCTTCTAAAGGATTCTCGATCTTAAATGTATCGTCAAACCATGCTTTCAGAATGGTTACACATGCTCCAGCTACCGTTGCATGACCTGCGCCATAGGAAGGATGTGCAGGTGATCCCTCTGGGAATGCTAGAGGAAGCAAATAGGTACCCCCAGTTTCCTCTCTATTTTCGTTTTGTTTCTCATTGTGTTTAAATACTTTCTGGAGAACGGATGAATTTAGTGCGTCTTGATGTATGGGTATTGGATAGTTGGCACTGTTAGTCTTCTTAATATGAATTAAACCTGCTATGGCTTCAGGTCTTAATCGACGGTATAAGAACCATTTAGTATACCACACCGATTTCAAAGCCCTTGTTGCAACCTCACAAACTAAACTTAAGACATGAGGACCCCCAAATGTTCCAAAGCCATATTGAGTTTTAAATTGAGCAGTTGTGCTATCTTTGTAGGGGTTGCCTTGGTTCAGAATTTTGGCACCTACGTTGGCATCATCAGAAACTCTAAGTAAATACATACACGCTGAAAGATATGCTTGATACAATGCGTCATAATGTACGAAAGTCGCAAGATCTCTTAAATTACGCAAGAACTTGGGTTTGTTATCAAAGTAATTTAATGGATCCCTATCATCATTCTTATACAGTGGACTAATGTCACGTTTTTCTCCTCGCTGTACAGAAATCCATGATTTATAATTTGTAACAAAGTCTCTACCAGGGACTGCAACTACGTGTCTTTGGTCAATTGCACAAGTTCCGTACTTTATCCATCCATCGTTTTCGGCACGATCGAGAACGATGTCTTTGTTTCCTTTTAACATGAATTGTGAGATATAAGGGCCTATAAGATCACCTTCGGTTGATCCTCTAAAGATGCTCTTATCAGTAACTTTCCCGCCGATTTTGGGTCCGCGGAAATCAGATAGATTGTTCAAATCATTTACTGCATCTTTTACTGTACTATTGTCATGATAATCAGAAAAGTCAACATCTCTAATTAGAGACATCCAGTATAATTCGACGATTTCTCCAGCAGCTTCTGGTGAATTTAGCTTTGGCGGGGCTGCGAATTTATCATAGCTAGCACTATTTAATAGGTCCGTAGCTCCTTTCTTCAAGATCGCAACTGCATGACCATCTGGACCTTCCAGGTCATAAGCTAATCCCGATTGTGGATTAGTAAGCTTCTTGTTACCTCGACCATTAACAAACGACTGATCTAAAATGATATTTTGAAAGTCAACCGGATCTCCGCTTTGTATTGCCTTTAGAAAACTTTGGTATGCGGCTATATCTACTTCTCCCGAATCTTGATGAGGTAAACTCTTGTGAAAATTGCCTATAAAATTGGGATAAGTTTGCTCTTCTTCGTTTGGTGGTCCGATTTGTAAGTCTTTACCAAAATGCGGTCTACTATTGGCAAGATTTGTTGCGTCATCTCTGATTTTTTTGGCATTATTTTTCCTTTGCATTGGATCGTTCATCTAAATTTTCTCCTTTTGATATTGGTTTATCATTGCAATAACATACAATAACTAGTTTATAAGCTTTGTGCATTATTGGTGTAACTTGCCAATTTCGTGATAAGTTCCAATCTTGATGTTTTATCAATAATTAAAAAGAGGGATACAAATTTTACATATTCTGTTTTAAAGTATCAAACAAAGATAAAATTAATCAAAATCTTGTAGAAGTATTATTTTTGTATTTCAATTTCTTTTAAATCTTAATTACATATCCTGAATAGTTTTTTATTATACATATTGTTATAGAATAATTATAACTCCTTCTTCATTCTCAAACCTAATTATTAAATAGTACTGTACAGCATGCAATTGCATGATTACTACAAAATTTCTCAATATACCCAATATTCAACAACAATCACTATTATTTGCAAATAGCATATCTAATCGAATTAAAAGAAAGATCTCAGTTGTCTTTTATATTACAGCATTTTCAACAATAACTGGCGGGATACTGCATTTATTGATGATAGGACCAGAACTTAAACCAGTTAATTTCCCCGTGGAGATGCTCCCGTATACTGATGGGTTATTTATTTTGTCAGGAATATTACAAATATTTTGGTGTATTCCAATGATAATGCGCTGGGGATATAAATGGTATCTTTCAGGATTAATAGGAACGATTGGATTATCTCTGCTACTCTTGATAACTAGGATTCCCAATGGAATCACTGGTTTACCGCTGGAGGATAAAAATCCAATGTCTCTACTCACAGAAATATCTCAATTGCTGTTCATTGGATCGACCCTAACAGTGATAAAGTATTCAAAATATATGAATATAACATCTCGTCGTTCTGGATCCAATATAGGACAAGAATCTAAGAGTAGCGAATTACGTGCTAAAGAATCTGAAGAAGATGTAATCCCCAAAGACAAGATATACTACAGATATAGTAATTGTGAAGATACTATTTATTTACTAAAAAAGCTTGAGTATAGAATCAATATCAATTCTAGGGACTCCAGATTATGGATAACTAGAGGATTAGCCTTAAGGCAACTTGGTGGGAATGTTGAAGCAATACAGTCATTTGATGAAGCTATAAAATTGGATCCGACGGAAGTGGTGGCTTGGTATCAGAAAGGACTTTGTTTAAACATTTTAGGAAAGACGAGGGAAGCAATGCAAATTTATGAAATAGCTGGATTGATTAAGAAGAGTTCACAAAATCAAAGTTCAAAATCTATCAATGTCAAAATCATAGTGAAAGAATTGAACAATACTTAAATTTTTGTCTTATCCTCGCAACTATGAATATTTAATAAGTTTATGATTCCGGAGCAATAAAACAAGTAATGACAGATTGGCGAGAAGTGAGCCTATAAACAAATATTCAATCCGAATTATGAAATCACATGCTCCAACAAAAATGTCATCCTTATAGTGAGGACAAAGCAAATTGTGACAATCAGGTCCTACGACATTACTAACAATGTACAGATAAATCATAAATTGAACTAAAAGTAAAAAAATAAAAGGTCTTGTAGTTAGCTTTGGGCTGCTACGTTGCCACCAGAGTTTTCTTGGTTTTGAACGTTAATGTTGTTACCAGAGCCTATTGTATCTCCACCAGAAACTACTTGGCTGTTTTGTTCAGAGGATTGAGATTGACTGATGCTTTGGTCTGCAGAGTTGCCACCATTGTGGTCGTCGTCGTCATCTTGTGCTAATGCGTTGTTACCTGTATTCTTTTGGTTTTGGAAGCTAACGTTATTGCATGATAGAAAAGTTGATCCTCCAGAAGCGCACAAGGCATTCTGAACTGATGCTTGTGATTGAGATATCGATTGCTCAGCTACGTTACCACCTTTGTTCTTCTTTTTGGTTGCAAAGGCGTCATCGACAGCCACTAAGGGGCCTGCAATCAATGCTAATGCGACCACTATTGCAATTGATGCGACAACGAGTTTGTTGTTTTTGTTGTGAATGTATGATTTATTCATACCAGTCATACTATAGAAAAAATATATTGGATTGGCTAACTAGGTGCAATACTCTAATATTCCTGCAGTTTTAGAATTAGATGATGTAATCCGAAACTAGTAGGGTTCTATAACATTTAATCGTACAATGAATTACTTGCTCTGATTTTGCATTTTAGTGTTAATATTTAATAGATAGGTATGACGTTTAGTAACAGTCTGGGCGCGTGGGGATTAAGTTTCTTGTGGTAATGGGGTCCTAATACAACTTGATGTCAATATATTTTTTCAAGCCAAAATCCAGGGTTAACAAGATAAAGTCTCATAGTATTTTCAATCTTAGATTATTACGGCCATTCATAGTGTCCAATTCATAAAAAGATTGATATAATAAATTTATAGTTAGAAATGACCTTATAACAATTTGAAGAAATATGTAAATCTAAACAAATTTAATTTCTTCTACTATGATTGCAATGTCAGTTCTTTATGTTGAATATATTAGGGATCTGTTCTCTTCCACTTTAAGTCTAAGATCAAATATTATAGAAGAACTAGAGAAAACGATAATGGATATTCCTTACGACGAGATTATAATCGATTTTTCTGGTGTTAAATCCATGAGTATTGAATTTGCAAAAGAATACTTGACAATCAAGCACAGAAGCAATAAAGTAATAAATGAAGTAAATTTGCCACTTGATCTACAGCCGACAATGGATAAGGCATTAGGATCTCTGAAAATTCCTGCTTCCTAGATTTTGCATTAGACAGAAAAGAGAAGGTTATAGTCAAGAACATAAATCCTACATTTCAATTTGTAGTAATAGCTGGAATCTTTTAATTGAATTGAATATGTTGACGCCACCTTAAAAGCAGAATGTAGTAATATCTTAAAATACTGTGGTGACGTATCTATTACTTTAGTAACATATAGGCTCGCTATTTTAGTATACAAATAGTACCAAGGTACATTACTAGAAGGGGTTCAGTCATAACAGAAAACATTTGAATCTAGTCTGGGCGCGTGGGGATACGGTTCAAGATTGAATAGAGTCCTTGACTAGATAAATAGAGATAAAAAAACTCCGCAGTTTTTTCAGATAGATTATTTTGTTGGTGATAAATTATCTAACATTTGGGATAACTTACGCTTTGTGTCAATAGTAGGTAAAAGAAATCCGATGTGAATTAATTCTCGGAATAAACTTTCTTCCAAAAAAATACTTCTTTTTTGTATGATTAGTATTCTAATAAAATATTACCTTAGAGATCAAGATCCTTCTTTGCTTGCTCTAAATCTTCTTCCCAAATCCACAGCCTATGACTTGGCGGGACATTGAAGAAATCAAATTTTCCTACTACCGAAAGATTTCGAAGATCGACACAAATCCTTTCAAATGCATCCTTAATACATTCAGAAGCACTTTTATTTTCTTCAGAGAGTTTGATACACATTCGATACTCATATCCAAGCAAGAGATTTTTACCATATTTTTCCCAAGCACCTTTTCCCTGCGTCCAAGCCTCATTAGCCGCTTTTATGGTAATGTTAAGATCTTTGTTATTTGGAAGGGAAGGATATATAGGAAAAAAGGCAGCCCATCCATTTGATATCATATCCAAATTCAATGTATTTCTCCTAGGATCTCCGATTGGAGGTAATGGATCTTCTCGTGTGTTCTTATACCATGGAGACACATATGCAAGCATTCTTCCATACACGTCAATTAAGTCGCCAGTAGGCATTACGGCAATCTTCCTCTGACTACCATCTGGAAGTGTTAATCTTTCTGATAACATTTTTTCAAAGGCCTCTATGGCATCCATAGCAGCGTCTATATGTTTTTTTGCGGCATCATTGATTATTTTATTACGGAGGTAATTCCTCAACCCGGTTGGAAGTTCATCATAAAATCCGTTGTTTAGTCGCTCTTTGCATCTATCTAGTTTAGGTTGACTCTCTTCAGGTTTTCCAGCATAAGTTGCCTTCTCAGGAGTATCACAAGATACAAGGCGGAGCGGCTGTTCTGCAATTACGATGGTATCGGCATCAGTAGATGTAAAGAGTTTTCTTGCCTTAGGACTTATAGTATTTCTTTTATAATGGAAATTGATCTCTATTGACATATATTGTAAATACCATACAAGAATATAAATATTTTCTAAAGGAAATCTATATTTCCTTATCTAACATAATTTCTTCAAACGAAATTTTATTATTCAAGA comes from the Candidatus Nitrosocosmicus arcticus genome and includes:
- a CDS encoding tetratricopeptide repeat protein, with product MITTKFLNIPNIQQQSLLFANSISNRIKRKISVVFYITAFSTITGGILHLLMIGPELKPVNFPVEMLPYTDGLFILSGILQIFWCIPMIMRWGYKWYLSGLIGTIGLSLLLLITRIPNGITGLPLEDKNPMSLLTEISQLLFIGSTLTVIKYSKYMNITSRRSGSNIGQESKSSELRAKESEEDVIPKDKIYYRYSNCEDTIYLLKKLEYRININSRDSRLWITRGLALRQLGGNVEAIQSFDEAIKLDPTEVVAWYQKGLCLNILGKTREAMQIYEIAGLIKKSSQNQSSKSINVKIIVKELNNT
- a CDS encoding DUF4325 domain-containing protein; this encodes MSVLYVEYIRDLFSSTLSLRSNIIEELEKTIMDIPYDEIIIDFSGVKSMSIEFAKEYLTIKHRSNKVINEVNLPLDLQPTMDKALGSLKIPAS
- a CDS encoding thermonuclease family protein codes for the protein MSIEINFHYKRNTISPKARKLFTSTDADTIVIAEQPLRLVSCDTPEKATYAGKPEESQPKLDRCKERLNNGFYDELPTGLRNYLRNKIINDAAKKHIDAAMDAIEAFEKMLSERLTLPDGSQRKIAVMPTGDLIDVYGRMLAYVSPWYKNTREDPLPPIGDPRRNTLNLDMISNGWAAFFPIYPSLPNNKDLNITIKAANEAWTQGKGAWEKYGKNLLLGYEYRMCIKLSEENKSASECIKDAFERICVDLRNLSVVGKFDFFNVPPSHRLWIWEEDLEQAKKDLDL
- a CDS encoding vanadium-dependent haloperoxidase, which gives rise to MNDPMQRKNNAKKIRDDATNLANSRPHFGKDLQIGPPNEEEQTYPNFIGNFHKSLPHQDSGEVDIAAYQSFLKAIQSGDPVDFQNIILDQSFVNGRGNKKLTNPQSGLAYDLEGPDGHAVAILKKGATDLLNSASYDKFAAPPKLNSPEAAGEIVELYWMSLIRDVDFSDYHDNSTVKDAVNDLNNLSDFRGPKIGGKVTDKSIFRGSTEGDLIGPYISQFMLKGNKDIVLDRAENDGWIKYGTCAIDQRHVVAVPGRDFVTNYKSWISVQRGEKRDISPLYKNDDRDPLNYFDNKPKFLRNLRDLATFVHYDALYQAYLSACMYLLRVSDDANVGAKILNQGNPYKDSTTAQFKTQYGFGTFGGPHVLSLVCEVATRALKSVWYTKWFLYRRLRPEAIAGLIHIKKTNSANYPIPIHQDALNSSVLQKVFKHNEKQNENREETGGTYLLPLAFPEGSPAHPSYGAGHATVAGACVTILKAWFDDTFKIENPLEANDSGNGLRNYEGSDRNHLTLGGELNKLAANVAIGRNGGGVHYRSDYWNSLRLGETISIGILQEQKLTYNENFTKPIRFTRFDGTPVEI